The following proteins are encoded in a genomic region of Arachis stenosperma cultivar V10309 chromosome 4, arast.V10309.gnm1.PFL2, whole genome shotgun sequence:
- the LOC130973573 gene encoding uncharacterized protein LOC130973573 isoform X1 has translation MMMMTIMKNYGGGWVLGGVVAVVSFTVMLLLVLLRQRKRFVLHPFLTPSSSPSTSLSVSDSTNPNLRTSKFVTDADLKFLIETLDEKLNESDKWEDVIDKRNQQLCYTAKCCKPKLFLLVLQNGPLKYLSVTIFNDISSEMLRNFYMDNDYRKQWDKTVFEYNQLQAYESKGVEVGRTVKKFPLLRPREYVLSWKLWEGQNKTFYCFMKECEHPLAPRQKKYVRVELFRSGWRIREVPGRNACEITMLHQEDAGLNMEMAKVAFSKGIWNYVCKMDSALRRYSVVSCHLSSSVAISVSLMQKVPPCLEPITSNISGAHSGTLQFHDQAADESRVRMISRWSSRKLLANSILILGGAFCLSRGHSSLGAKVVMAYILTKLTKRGGGPKTNQSKQS, from the exons atgatgatgatgacgataATGAAGAATTACGGAGGAGGTTGGGTTTTGGGAGGTGTTGTTGCTGTCGTCTCGTTTACTGTTATGTTATTGTTAGTGCTGCTTCGGCAACGTAAGAGATTTGTCTTGCACCCCTTTCTAACTCCATCATCATCCCCATCCACATCGCTTTCGGTCTCCGATTCTACCAATCCCAACTTGAG GACCTCAAAATTTGTAACAGATGCAGATTTGAAGTTTTTAATTGAGACTTTGGATGAGAAACTCAATGAGAGTGATAAATGGGAGGATGTTATAGATAAAAGAAATCAGCAACTATGCTACACTGCGAAGTGCTGCAAGCCTAAG TTGTTTCTATTGGTCTTGCAGAATGGTCCTCTGAAATATTTGAGCGTGACTATATTCAATGATATTTCCTCTGAGATGCTAAGAAACTTCTATATGGACAATGATTACAGAAAGCAGTGGGATAAGACCGTGTTTGAGTATAATCAACTGCAGGCTTATGAATCTAAGGGTGTTGAAGTTGGCCGTACAGTTAAGAAGTTCCCACTTTTGAGGCCTAGAGAATATGTGCTATCTTGGAAATTGTGGGAGGGACAGAATAAAACTTTCTattgttttatgaag GAATGTGAGCATCCTTTGGCACCTCGGCAGAAAAAATATGTGCGTGTTGAGCTTTTTAGATCTGGCTGGCGGATAAGAGAAG TACCTGGTAGAAATGCCTGTGAGATCACAATGCTTCATCAAGAAGATGCTGGTTTGAATATGGAGATGGCAAAGGTGGCTTTTTCCAAGGGCATATGGAACTATGTGTGCAAGATGGATAGTGCTCTTAGAAGATACTCTGTTGTAAGCTGTCATTTATCAAGTTCAGTTGCCATTTCGGTTAGTTTAATGCAGAAG GTACCGCCATGCTTGGAACCTATAACTAGCAACATATCCGGAGCTCATTCTGGTACCCTCCAGTTCCATGATCAAGCCGCTGATGAATCTCGAGTGCGGATGATCTCAAGGTGGTCATCAAGAAAGTTGCTGGCCAATAGTATACTGATTCTAGGGGGTGCTTTCTGCTTGTCTCGGGGTCACTCTAGCCTCGGTGCTAAAGTTGTCATGGCATACATCTTAACCAAACTTACGAAGCGCGGCGGTGGACCTAAAACAAATCAATCCAAGCAAAGTTGA
- the LOC130973573 gene encoding uncharacterized protein LOC130973573 isoform X2: MMMMTIMKNYGGGWVLGGVVAVVSFTVMLLLVLLRQRKRFVLHPFLTPSSSPSTSLSVSDSTNPNLRTSKFVTDADLKFLIETLDEKLNESDKWEDVIDKRNQQLCYTAKCCKPKNGPLKYLSVTIFNDISSEMLRNFYMDNDYRKQWDKTVFEYNQLQAYESKGVEVGRTVKKFPLLRPREYVLSWKLWEGQNKTFYCFMKECEHPLAPRQKKYVRVELFRSGWRIREVPGRNACEITMLHQEDAGLNMEMAKVAFSKGIWNYVCKMDSALRRYSVVSCHLSSSVAISVSLMQKVPPCLEPITSNISGAHSGTLQFHDQAADESRVRMISRWSSRKLLANSILILGGAFCLSRGHSSLGAKVVMAYILTKLTKRGGGPKTNQSKQS, encoded by the exons atgatgatgatgacgataATGAAGAATTACGGAGGAGGTTGGGTTTTGGGAGGTGTTGTTGCTGTCGTCTCGTTTACTGTTATGTTATTGTTAGTGCTGCTTCGGCAACGTAAGAGATTTGTCTTGCACCCCTTTCTAACTCCATCATCATCCCCATCCACATCGCTTTCGGTCTCCGATTCTACCAATCCCAACTTGAG GACCTCAAAATTTGTAACAGATGCAGATTTGAAGTTTTTAATTGAGACTTTGGATGAGAAACTCAATGAGAGTGATAAATGGGAGGATGTTATAGATAAAAGAAATCAGCAACTATGCTACACTGCGAAGTGCTGCAAGCCTAAG AATGGTCCTCTGAAATATTTGAGCGTGACTATATTCAATGATATTTCCTCTGAGATGCTAAGAAACTTCTATATGGACAATGATTACAGAAAGCAGTGGGATAAGACCGTGTTTGAGTATAATCAACTGCAGGCTTATGAATCTAAGGGTGTTGAAGTTGGCCGTACAGTTAAGAAGTTCCCACTTTTGAGGCCTAGAGAATATGTGCTATCTTGGAAATTGTGGGAGGGACAGAATAAAACTTTCTattgttttatgaag GAATGTGAGCATCCTTTGGCACCTCGGCAGAAAAAATATGTGCGTGTTGAGCTTTTTAGATCTGGCTGGCGGATAAGAGAAG TACCTGGTAGAAATGCCTGTGAGATCACAATGCTTCATCAAGAAGATGCTGGTTTGAATATGGAGATGGCAAAGGTGGCTTTTTCCAAGGGCATATGGAACTATGTGTGCAAGATGGATAGTGCTCTTAGAAGATACTCTGTTGTAAGCTGTCATTTATCAAGTTCAGTTGCCATTTCGGTTAGTTTAATGCAGAAG GTACCGCCATGCTTGGAACCTATAACTAGCAACATATCCGGAGCTCATTCTGGTACCCTCCAGTTCCATGATCAAGCCGCTGATGAATCTCGAGTGCGGATGATCTCAAGGTGGTCATCAAGAAAGTTGCTGGCCAATAGTATACTGATTCTAGGGGGTGCTTTCTGCTTGTCTCGGGGTCACTCTAGCCTCGGTGCTAAAGTTGTCATGGCATACATCTTAACCAAACTTACGAAGCGCGGCGGTGGACCTAAAACAAATCAATCCAAGCAAAGTTGA